In Callospermophilus lateralis isolate mCalLat2 chromosome 4, mCalLat2.hap1, whole genome shotgun sequence, one genomic interval encodes:
- the Myf5 gene encoding myogenic factor 5 yields MDMMDGCQFSPSEYFYEGSCIPSPEGEFGDEFEPRMGAFGAHKAELQGSDEDEHVRAPTGHHQAGHCLMWACKACKRKSTTMDRRKAATMRERRRLKKVNQAFETLKRCTTTNPNQRLPKVEILRNAIRYIESLQELLREQVENYYSLPGQSCSEPTSPTSNCSDGMPECNSPVWSRKSSSFDTVYCPDVSNVYATDKSSLSSLDCLSSIVDRITSSEQPGLPFQDPASLSPVVSTDLQPATPGASSSRLIYHVL; encoded by the exons ATGGACATGATGGACGGCTGCCAGTTCTCACCTTCTGAGTACTTTTACGAAGGCTCCTGTATCCCGTCCCCTGAGGGTGAGTTTGGGGATGAGTTCGAGCCACGAATGGGTGCCTTCGGGGCGCACAAAGCAGAGCTGCAGGGCTCAGACGAGGACGAGCACGTGCGAGCGCCTACCGGCCACCACCAGGCTGGTCACTGCCTCATGTGGGCCTGCAAAGCTTGCAAGAGGAAGTCCACCACCATGGATCGGCGGAAGGCAGCCACGATGCGTGAGCGGAGACGCCTGAAGAAGGTCAACCAGGCTTTCGAGACACTCAAGAGATGCACCACGACTAACCCCAACCAGAGGCTACCCAAGGTGGAGATCCTCAGAAATGCCATCCGCTACATCGAGAGCTTGCAGGAGCTGTTGAGGGAACAGGTGGAGAACTACTACAGCCTGCCGGGACAGAGCTGCTCAGAGCCCACCAGCCCCACCTCCAACTGCTCAGATGGCATG CCTGAATGTAATAGTCCTGTCTGGTCCAGAAAGAGCAGCAGTTTTGACACCGTCTACTGTCCCGATGTGTCAAATG TATATGCTACAGATAAAAGCTCCTTATCCAGCTTGGATTGCTTGTCCAGCATTGTGGATCGGATCACCTCCTCAGAGCAACCTGGGTTGCCTTTCCAGGACCCGGCCTCTCTCTCTCCAGTTGTCAGCACTGATTTGCAGCCTGCAACCCCAGGGGCTTCTAGTTCCAGGCTTATCTATCACGTGCTATGA